In Synechococcus sp. CC9616, the following are encoded in one genomic region:
- a CDS encoding TIGR00730 family Rossman fold protein: protein MRRLCVYCGSRSGDSDCFQQAAEAMAEAMLRHDVGLIYGGAQIGLMGAVADAVLAGGGEVIGVIPESLKQDEVAHQGLTCLEVVPSMHHRKARMIELADAMVALPGGLGTLEEMFEALSWAQLRLHSKACGLLNVEGYFDSLVSFLDNAVEQGFISSEHRDLAIVDRDPDRLLTTLLRLS from the coding sequence GTGCGTCGCCTTTGTGTTTACTGCGGCTCACGAAGCGGCGACTCCGATTGTTTTCAGCAGGCGGCTGAAGCGATGGCGGAGGCGATGCTGCGCCACGATGTGGGCTTGATTTATGGCGGCGCACAGATCGGCTTGATGGGTGCTGTTGCCGATGCTGTTCTCGCAGGCGGTGGCGAGGTGATCGGCGTGATTCCGGAGTCCCTGAAACAGGATGAGGTGGCCCATCAAGGGCTGACATGTCTGGAAGTGGTGCCGTCGATGCATCACCGCAAAGCACGGATGATTGAACTTGCGGACGCCATGGTTGCTCTTCCAGGTGGATTGGGGACCCTCGAGGAAATGTTCGAGGCGCTCAGCTGGGCGCAGCTCCGCTTGCATAGCAAAGCCTGTGGTCTGCTGAATGTGGAGGGCTATTTCGATTCCCTGGTGAGTTTTCTCGACAATGCCGTGGAGCAAGGGTTCATCTCCAGCGAGCATCGAGATCTGGCCATTGTCGATCGAGATCCCGATCGCCTGCTCACCACGCTGTTGAGGT